Sequence from the Sphingobacteriaceae bacterium GW460-11-11-14-LB5 genome:
AGGTGTAATCAACATTGTAACTAAAAAGGGCGGACCAAAAGGAAATACCATTTACGGTGTAGCCAGTGCAGGAAGTTTCGAAACCTATAAAGGTACGATCGGTTTAAATGGCGGTGTAGAAGGTTTTTCATACAACATTAACTACACACATTTAAAAACTGATGGGATTTCTGAAGCTGTAGCTCCAGCTGGAAGTGCGGCTATATTTGATAAGGATGGCTTTAAAACTGATGGTTTAAATGCTAACTTCGGTATCAAACTCGACAAAAACTTCTCTGTTAATCCATTTTTACGCTATTTCTATGGCGATTACAAAATAGATGAGGGTGCTTTTGCCGATGGTTTACCTACCAATAATTCTATTTTGAAACAGTTTAGTGCAGGTTTCAACTCAGAATATAAATTCAACACAGGTAAAATAACGCTTAACTACAGCCACGAGAGTAACTCAAACAATGTAAATTCGAGTTATGCAGGTTTCGAAAGTAAATTTTTAAACTTCGGTAAACTGAATGTAGTTGATTTATTCTACAACCAGAAATTGGGCAATAAATTAGATTTATTGGTAGGTATCGACAACAGAAAGATGAAGTTAATTACCGATAGCAAAAACCCGACAACCAACATCTTTGCCGCTTATGGTTCATTGTTTTTACACGATTTAAGCATTTTTAACCTTGAAGTAGGTGGACGTTACAACAAACATGATCAATATGGAGAAAACTATACTTATTCTGTTACCCCAAGCATCAACATTATTAAAGAAGTAAAACTTTTTGGAACAGTATCTACTGCATTCAAAATCCCTACGCTGAATATGTTGTTTGGTCAATATGGTGCCAATCTGGATCTGAAACCTGAAAAATCTCAGAATTATGAAGCCGGTGTAAATTTAAACATGGCTGATGAAGCCTTTACTTTAAGGGTTACCAGTTTCAAACGCGATTTAACTGATGCGATTGTTTACACCACAGGTTATATTAATCAGGGTAACCAAAAATATAAAGGTTTTGAAGTAGAGCCAGCGGCAAAATTTAGTGTTTTCAATATCAATGCTTACTATGCTTTTGTAGAAGGAAATACAGGAACAACCAATTATTTAATCCGCAGGCCAAAGCATACCTTCGGCATTAATGCAGGTGCACAGGCCACAAGCCACTTATATGCAAGTGTTAACTTACGTTATTTTGGTAAACGTTTCGATACCAATTTCATCTCTTATTTAGACGAAGAGATGCCATCATACAACCTGTTAAATGCATATGTAGAATATGCCCTGGCTAAAAAACGTGTGAAAATATTTTTTGATGCCAAAAACATCCTGAACAAAAAATACACTGAAATTATTGGCTACAATACACCTGGCTTCAACTTTAATACAGGTGTAAGTTTTAATATCCGCTAATAAAGATTTAACTTTGCTTAAATATTAACCAGAAATAGCATGTCTCATTTAAAATTTAATCCACGCACTTTAATTTTGTTGTCAATAATATTGGCAATAACGGCTTTCCGTTTGCTGGTAACATTCAACTCAGATGAATTAAAGTTTGCCAATTTCTCATCAATCGGAGCGGTAGCTTTATTTGGAGGTGCATATTTTAAAGATCACCTTAAAGCATTTGCTTTTCCGCTATTGAGTTTATTTTTAAGCGATTTGGTACTTTATACAACCATCTATAGAAAGTATGTAGATATGCTCTTGGTTCAAGAACTTTGGACATACCTTGCAATTGCACTAATGGTTTTAGCCGGTCGTTTCTTATTAAAAAAGGTAAATATTGCCAACTTATTCCTGTCTACAATTGTAATTGTATTTATCCACTGGATTGTAAGTGATATCGGTTCATGGTACGGAAACCCACTTTATACGCAAAACTTTAGTGGTTTTATAGATTGCTTAATTAAAGCCATTCCATTCGAGATCAGATTTTTAGAAGGAACAGTGATTTACGGCGCTTTACTTTTCGGAGCATTCGAAATTTTAAAAGCAAAATACCCGGTATTAAAACTGCAAACACAAGAGTTGTAGAAATTTTAATTGGTTGGTGTTGCACCAAACAAATGAAATGCAGTATAGAAATCCTCTTTTGATTCGATTCAAAAGAGGATTTTTTTTAACTTAGAACATCATTACATTTTACCTATTACATCTTACATCCAATGAAAGTTGTTTCCTTTTTACCTGCCGCTACAAAAATGATTTACGATATGGGCCTGCAGGAATACCTGCATGGTGTAACATTCGAATGTCCTAAAGAGGCGGCAGATCAACCCAAAGTGGTACGTTGCATATTAGAAGGCAAAAACTATTCGAGCATCGAAATCGACCGGATCTTTTCAGCATCAAAAGCACAGGGCAAAAGTTTGTATTGGGTAGATGATGCACTGCTGGAAAGCATCGCACCTGATGTGGTTTTCACGCAGGATATATGCGAAGTTTGCAATATCGATACCGTTTGTACCGAAACAGCGGTAATGAAGCTTAGCAAACAGCCAACACTGGTTCCCTTATCGCCAAATAACTTACAGGATGTTTTCGAATGTGCCATTACCATTGCCAGGGCTTTAGGGAAGGAAGAAGTGGCTTTAAATTACCTCGCAGGCCTGCAAAAGAAAACAGATCACATTTTAGATCAGCTTAGGGCAAACCGTGCACCACTAAAAAGGATCATGCTGATGGAGTGGATCGAACCGATCTACAACTGCGGGCATTGGATTCCTTTTCAGATTGCGGCAGCTGGTGGTGTAGATATGTTGTCTAATCCCGGAGGCGACTCTATCGTAACCCAATGGGATAAAATCCTGAAATATAATCCAGAGGTACTGGTTATTGCACCATGTGGTTTTGATATGAACAGGAGTATGGAAGAAATGGAGCTGTTAACCTCAAAACCAGGTTGGAAAGATCTGGAGGCCGTAAAAAACAACCAGGTTTACATTGCCGATTTTGATATGTTTACCCAACCGAGTGTAGGTACCCTGGTTGAAGGTATCCAGGCCTTAGCCTGTATGTTCCACCCGGAGATATTTAAGGCAGACGAAAATATAGCCAAAAAATTCATCAACCACAGCCAGTCTGTGAAATCATTTAAATCTGTGTAACCATATCTATGAAATTAGTCGTTTTAACAGGAGCAGGGATCAGTGCCGAAAGTGGGTTAAAAACATTTAGGGATTCTGATGGATTATGGGAGGGCTATAATGTTTACGATGTGGCTACCCCCGAAGCCTGGGAGAGAAATCCCGAATTGGTACAGGAATTTTATAACGAAAGGAGAAGACAGGTTTTAGCTGCAAAACCCAATCTGGCCCACCAGTTACTGGCCGAATTGGAAAAAGACTTCGACGTTGAGATTATTACCCAAAACATTGATGATTTGCACGAAAGGGCAGGCTCAACCAAAGTGACACACCTTCATGGTGTAATTACCAAATCTCAATCTGATAGAAAACCGGAATTAACCTATCCCATTGCAGGGTCGGAGATTAAAATGGGCGAGCTTTGCGCGCTGGGTTCCCAACTTCGTCCGCATGTAGTGTGGTTTGGCGAGGCAGTACCCATGATTGAAGTAGCCGCTAAACTCTGCAAACAGGCCGATTTGTTCGTACTCATCGGAACTTCATTAGCCGTTTACCCGGCAGCAGGTTTAATTGATTTTGTTCCTTCCTTTGTTGACAAATACATTATCGATCCAAAAACACCTGATGTAAAACGTTATAAAAACGTGATCAACATTGAGAAAAACGCGGTAGAAGGTGTTGCCACTTTAAAAGATATCTTAGCCAATGCCAGATAAAAAGATTTGCATTTTTAACTGGAGTGGTGGTAAAGACAGTACATTGGCTTTACATTATGTTTTACAAGACCCTACAATCGAAATCCGTTACCTGATTACGACAGTCACTGAAAAATACAATCGTGTTTCGATGCATGGTGTTAGGGAAGCTTTACTCATTAAACAAGCCGAAAGTATTGGGATTCCGCTGTATCAGATCCGTTTGGGCGAAATGCCGGATATGGAAACCTACGACCGTACCATGAAGCATCATCTTTCTAAGTTTAAAGAGGAGGGCATTACGCATTCTATTTTCGGTGATATTTTTTTAGAAGACTTACGTAGCTATCGGGAGAACAAATTGGCCGAAATTGGGCTTAAGGCTCTTTTTCCGCTCTGGAAAAAAAACACGAAAGATTTGATTGGTGAATTTTTAAACCTGAACTATAAAACCATCATTGTTTGCACGCAGCAAAATCTCGAAAATTTCTGTGGAAAAGTAATCAGTCATGATTTAATTGATCAGTTACCTGCAGATATTGATCCTTGCGGAGAAAACGGAGAGTTTCATACTTTCGCATTTGAAGGCCCAATTTTCAAGGATAAAATCACCTTCACCACCGGAGAGAAGGTATTCAGAACTTATAATGCCCCAGGCAAAACCAGCACAGATGATGATTCACCATGTTCAACCACAGCACTTTCGGGCTTCTGGTATATGGATTTGTTAGAATAATTTTTCTATTTAAAACATTTTGGCATCATTTTTTCTTTAGTAGTTATAATTAACTAAATCACACATCCATTTGAAACCTGTTTAGCGAGGTTAGGTAACTAAACAAGTATCATATTAAAATTAAGAGTTATGAAAAAGATATTGGTAGTAATCGCATTAAGTTCTTCAGTTTTATTTGCTTGTAACAATAAGGCAAAAGAAGAAGCTGCATTAAAACAACAACAGGCTGAAAAACAACTGGCCATTAAAGCCGTTAAAGATAGTTTAAGGTTAGATAGCTTTAAAAAAGCCGAAGTAGCCAAAGCAGAGCAGGAAAAAGAAGCTAAACACCAGGCAGAATTAGCCGCAGCTAGGAGATCAGGTTCATCCAGATCTTATGCAAGTTCTGGCGGTGGTTCTAGCAGTGCTTACGGTGGCACACAACCAACAGCTAAGAAAAAAGGTTGGAGCGATGCAGCTAAAGGCGCAGTTATTGGTGGTGCAGCAGGAGCCGTTGGTGGTGCTTTAATTGATAAGAAAAAAGGTAGAGGTGCGATCATTGGTGGCCTAGTTGGCGCTGGTGGCGGTTATTTAATTGGTAGAGGCGAAGATAGAAAATCTGGCCGTGTGCAACCTAAAAACTAAAAATCCTTATAAAATAATAGGAAGTCCCGATTTACATCGGGACTTTTTTTGTGCCCTATAAAATGATTTATATATTTAACAAAAAAAAGAAGCGATGACAGAAATTAATACGGCTGCAGATAAAGGACAGATCCAAC
This genomic interval carries:
- a CDS encoding ABC transporter substrate-binding protein, producing MKVVSFLPAATKMIYDMGLQEYLHGVTFECPKEAADQPKVVRCILEGKNYSSIEIDRIFSASKAQGKSLYWVDDALLESIAPDVVFTQDICEVCNIDTVCTETAVMKLSKQPTLVPLSPNNLQDVFECAITIARALGKEEVALNYLAGLQKKTDHILDQLRANRAPLKRIMLMEWIEPIYNCGHWIPFQIAAAGGVDMLSNPGGDSIVTQWDKILKYNPEVLVIAPCGFDMNRSMEEMELLTSKPGWKDLEAVKNNQVYIADFDMFTQPSVGTLVEGIQALACMFHPEIFKADENIAKKFINHSQSVKSFKSV
- a CDS encoding NAD-dependent protein deacylase, with amino-acid sequence MKLVVLTGAGISAESGLKTFRDSDGLWEGYNVYDVATPEAWERNPELVQEFYNERRRQVLAAKPNLAHQLLAELEKDFDVEIITQNIDDLHERAGSTKVTHLHGVITKSQSDRKPELTYPIAGSEIKMGELCALGSQLRPHVVWFGEAVPMIEVAAKLCKQADLFVLIGTSLAVYPAAGLIDFVPSFVDKYIIDPKTPDVKRYKNVINIEKNAVEGVATLKDILANAR
- a CDS encoding ATP-binding protein, giving the protein MPDKKICIFNWSGGKDSTLALHYVLQDPTIEIRYLITTVTEKYNRVSMHGVREALLIKQAESIGIPLYQIRLGEMPDMETYDRTMKHHLSKFKEEGITHSIFGDIFLEDLRSYRENKLAEIGLKALFPLWKKNTKDLIGEFLNLNYKTIIVCTQQNLENFCGKVISHDLIDQLPADIDPCGENGEFHTFAFEGPIFKDKITFTTGEKVFRTYNAPGKTSTDDDSPCSTTALSGFWYMDLLE